One window of Bacillus sp. THAF10 genomic DNA carries:
- a CDS encoding SDR family oxidoreductase has protein sequence MLKNQVAIVTGASRGIGKAIAYKLAEQGLKLSLVGSSEEIFNVEKELKEQGYADVKGYQVNVTDEQSVQEMVSATIEEFGGVDLLVNNAGVGFFKLVEDTSLEEWKQVFDVNVQGVFLCSKAVLPHMKEKKSGTIVTISSDVARYTIANGSAYTATKYAVQGFCGALSQEVREFGIRVGTINPGMVDSYFNNSEQGVDDKKDWLKGEDIAQAVVYMASAPKHMLVDEIVVHPLVQNYPIS, from the coding sequence ATGTTAAAAAATCAAGTTGCTATTGTTACAGGGGCTTCCCGCGGAATTGGGAAGGCCATTGCATATAAACTAGCTGAACAGGGACTAAAGCTATCATTAGTCGGAAGCTCTGAAGAAATATTCAATGTGGAGAAGGAACTAAAAGAACAAGGGTATGCCGATGTAAAAGGCTATCAAGTTAATGTAACCGATGAGCAATCAGTACAAGAGATGGTTTCTGCCACCATAGAGGAGTTCGGCGGAGTGGACTTACTTGTAAACAATGCTGGTGTCGGATTCTTTAAATTGGTGGAGGATACTTCCCTTGAAGAATGGAAGCAGGTATTTGATGTCAATGTTCAAGGAGTATTCCTTTGCTCCAAAGCAGTTCTGCCACATATGAAAGAGAAAAAATCCGGTACCATCGTCACAATTTCCTCTGACGTCGCTCGTTATACCATTGCCAATGGGTCTGCCTATACGGCGACAAAATATGCGGTTCAAGGATTCTGCGGAGCACTTTCTCAAGAGGTACGCGAATTTGGAATCAGAGTTGGCACCATCAACCCAGGTATGGTAGACAGCTACTTCAATAACTCAGAACAAGGCGTGGACGACAAAAAGGATTGGTTAAAAGGGGAAGACATCGCCCAAGCGGTTGTCTATATGGCAAGTGCACCAAAGCATATGCTAGTAGATGAAATAGTTGTTCATCCACTAGTACAAAATTACCCAATTTCATAA
- a CDS encoding GAF domain-containing sensor histidine kinase: MLQENQRIQELRALKIIAESLNQANDLSTMLQSVLEELLRVTGLTTGWIYLIDEKGRYSLAADHQLPEALRKENKKPMCEGGCWCLDRYQDGRLKRASNIIACKRIEDALAFEWGDTNDITHHATVPLRAGEEKFGLLNIASPNKTHFEDSELALLESVALQIGTAIKRIRLTENEQHLSILAERNRLARDLHDSVNQLLFSLMLTARGTKELTQDPQIVEMLEYMQELSQEALSEMRALIWQLRPQGLENGVVSALLNYGKVLGLTIHSEVKGVVDLPNHMEECLWRIGQEALNNCKKHAGIKEACMNIEVKNKHVSMEIIDKGAGFSFTQSKEIPSLGLRSMKERTEALKGKFTVISELGKGTVVRVEMPVTKEENK, encoded by the coding sequence TTGCTTCAGGAAAATCAGCGAATTCAAGAGCTTCGTGCGCTTAAAATCATTGCAGAATCCTTAAATCAGGCAAATGATTTATCAACTATGCTCCAAAGTGTGCTGGAAGAATTGTTAAGAGTGACTGGCCTTACAACAGGTTGGATTTATCTTATAGATGAAAAAGGAAGGTATTCACTTGCAGCCGACCATCAGCTGCCAGAGGCTCTAAGAAAAGAAAATAAAAAGCCGATGTGTGAAGGGGGTTGCTGGTGTTTAGATCGTTATCAGGACGGGAGATTAAAGCGTGCCTCCAATATCATTGCTTGCAAAAGAATAGAGGATGCCCTTGCTTTCGAGTGGGGGGATACAAATGATATTACCCATCATGCGACGGTTCCTTTAAGAGCTGGCGAGGAAAAATTCGGCCTCTTAAATATAGCTTCCCCGAATAAAACACATTTTGAAGATTCGGAGCTTGCTCTCTTAGAATCAGTAGCTCTTCAGATTGGTACGGCAATTAAACGCATTCGCCTGACTGAAAATGAACAGCATTTGTCCATTTTAGCTGAAAGAAACAGGCTGGCAAGAGATCTTCATGATTCCGTGAACCAGCTTCTTTTTTCACTAATGCTAACAGCAAGGGGAACAAAAGAGCTAACCCAAGACCCGCAAATCGTAGAAATGCTGGAATATATGCAAGAGCTGTCGCAGGAGGCATTAAGTGAGATGAGAGCGCTCATTTGGCAACTCAGGCCACAGGGGCTGGAAAATGGAGTAGTAAGTGCATTATTGAATTACGGAAAGGTATTAGGATTGACCATTCATTCAGAGGTAAAGGGTGTAGTCGATCTTCCAAATCATATGGAAGAATGCTTATGGAGAATAGGGCAAGAGGCGTTGAATAACTGTAAAAAGCATGCAGGAATTAAGGAAGCATGCATGAATATCGAAGTGAAAAATAAACATGTTTCAATGGAAATCATAGACAAAGGAGCGGGCTTTTCTTTTACCCAAAGCAAGGAGATTCCCTCTTTAGGGTTGAGGAGCATGAAGGAGAGAACAGAAGCGTTAAAGGGGAAATTCACGGTGATAAGTGAGCTTGGAAAAGGAACTGTGGTACGTGTAGAAATGCCAGTGACAAAGGAGGAAAATAAATGA
- a CDS encoding response regulator transcription factor, whose protein sequence is MIRVVIADDHHVVRRGLLFFLKTQKDIEIVGEAKNGQEAVELADSLHPDVILMDLVMPELDGIEATKQIMEKNIPSKVLILTSFSDQDHVIPAIRAGAAGYQLKDVEPDQLIASIRAVYRGESQLHSKVTSHVMSHFSKGAASRKLHEDLTRRELEVLAEIAKGKSNKEIAADLFITEKTVKTHVSNILAKLELADRTQAALYAVKHGIA, encoded by the coding sequence ATGATCAGGGTTGTGATTGCAGATGATCACCATGTAGTTAGGAGAGGCTTGTTATTCTTTTTGAAAACACAAAAGGATATTGAAATTGTTGGGGAAGCAAAAAATGGCCAAGAGGCAGTAGAGTTAGCAGACTCCTTACACCCTGATGTGATTTTGATGGATTTAGTGATGCCAGAACTTGATGGCATTGAAGCAACAAAACAAATAATGGAGAAAAACATTCCTTCAAAAGTGCTAATCCTAACAAGCTTCTCAGACCAAGATCATGTGATTCCCGCCATTCGAGCTGGTGCAGCGGGATATCAGTTAAAAGATGTTGAGCCTGATCAATTAATCGCATCCATTCGGGCTGTCTATCGAGGCGAGAGTCAGCTTCATTCGAAGGTAACCTCTCATGTTATGTCACATTTCTCCAAAGGGGCAGCGAGTCGTAAGCTTCATGAAGACTTGACCCGCAGAGAGCTTGAAGTGTTAGCTGAAATTGCTAAAGGTAAGAGCAATAAAGAAATTGCAGCTGATCTTTTTATTACAGAAAAGACGGTGAAAACGCATGTTTCCAATATTTTAGCCAAGCTTGAGCTAGCAGATCGAACACAGGCAGCTCTTTATGCGGTCAAGCATGGCATTGCCTAA
- a CDS encoding NADPH-dependent FMN reductase, whose amino-acid sequence MNILAISGSPRKKGRTGIAARFLAEKYGVEVMDLSEGSIPLYNGESYQTELENIVSLRKKVGEADAVILLSPEYHSGMSGALKNALDFLSSEQFHSKPVGLLAVAGGGKGGINALNNMRVVGRGVYANVIPRQLVLDPHCFEYENDTLNSESADLVDALYKELVMYVKMREYLYENEEA is encoded by the coding sequence ATGAATATTTTAGCGATAAGTGGAAGCCCGCGTAAAAAAGGCAGGACTGGTATCGCAGCGAGATTTTTGGCAGAAAAATACGGAGTAGAAGTAATGGATTTAAGCGAGGGAAGTATCCCTTTATATAATGGTGAATCCTATCAAACAGAGCTTGAGAACATTGTTAGCCTGCGAAAGAAGGTAGGAGAAGCTGACGCAGTTATTCTTTTGTCACCTGAATACCATAGTGGAATGAGCGGTGCCTTAAAAAATGCTTTAGATTTTCTTAGCAGTGAACAGTTCCACAGCAAGCCGGTTGGACTTTTGGCTGTTGCTGGTGGAGGGAAAGGCGGAATCAACGCTCTCAATAATATGCGTGTCGTTGGCAGAGGTGTGTACGCAAATGTGATACCAAGGCAACTCGTATTGGACCCTCACTGCTTTGAGTATGAAAATGATACGTTAAACTCTGAGAGTGCCGACCTAGTCGATGCTCTTTATAAAGAGCTTGTTATGTATGTGAAAATGCGAGAGTATCTTTATGAAAACGAAGAGGCCTAA
- a CDS encoding YhdB family protein, whose protein sequence is MNTVDYDRALYYTHRSEWDNLLILMVRTKDDFLSKNIEHFLHSYNFSKDYKEIERNLYQLLRYIDHAVTKNTEDHVEEVSHGYLV, encoded by the coding sequence GTGAACACAGTTGACTATGACCGTGCCCTATATTACACCCACCGTTCAGAATGGGATAACCTGCTCATTTTGATGGTGCGGACAAAAGATGACTTTCTCTCCAAGAATATCGAGCATTTTCTTCATTCGTATAATTTCTCAAAAGATTATAAAGAAATTGAGAGAAATTTGTATCAATTGCTACGTTATATTGATCATGCCGTAACGAAAAATACGGAAGATCATGTGGAGGAAGTTAGTCACGGGTATTTAGTTTAA
- a CDS encoding DUF3889 domain-containing protein, translated as MKKWVLSWLTVFIVFSGSHFVEAEGNRQVDYEKWGKIAVEIAKENDDEMEISEYKYVGRENISDTETKDTFELSAKKGQKTFKIIVALTFNPQTKQLKVLTIEEKKSN; from the coding sequence TTGAAGAAATGGGTATTAAGTTGGTTAACTGTTTTCATTGTGTTTTCTGGAAGTCATTTCGTCGAAGCTGAAGGAAACCGTCAAGTGGACTACGAAAAATGGGGGAAAATTGCGGTTGAAATTGCAAAAGAAAATGATGATGAAATGGAGATTTCCGAGTATAAATATGTAGGAAGAGAAAACATCTCTGATACAGAAACAAAAGATACCTTTGAACTATCCGCAAAAAAAGGACAAAAAACCTTTAAAATCATTGTAGCGCTTACATTCAATCCGCAAACAAAACAATTAAAAGTTTTAACCATTGAAGAAAAAAAGAGTAACTAA
- the mgtE gene encoding magnesium transporter: protein MVKNLTEDQIILNIINFLKEGKRKAFQDIVEELQPYDTGIIYQQLPEKHKVRFLTYLTIDQLTALIGELNQELQLEILQKIGVEKSAKVMDLMDNDDLAALFDEMDPEVKERFLSKMNKEESTAVQDLMKYEVETAGRLMTNRYVWIPQEYTVREVVDKLKSFAELAETINYLYVIDEEKRLVGVVSYRDLILADATEKIMDIMFSRVISVHVDTDQEEVAHVIERYDFLAVPVVDDNKTLVGIITVDDVIDVVIQEANEDIEKLSASGKDIDFDTPALVASARRLPWLILLLFIGLISGSIISGFETTLDSVVALAFFMPMIAGMTGNTGTQSLAVVVRGLISREIDKKVVFKLVFREFRVGLTIGITCAFLITIIAYVWQDGNWILGLVVGASLFLTLIIGTLAGTIIPLILYKLNIDPAIASGPLITTLNDILSLFIYFGLATTFLAYLS from the coding sequence ATGGTAAAGAACCTTACAGAGGATCAAATTATATTAAATATTATTAATTTCCTAAAAGAAGGAAAACGAAAAGCCTTTCAAGACATCGTAGAAGAATTGCAACCGTACGATACGGGCATCATCTATCAACAGCTTCCTGAAAAACATAAAGTACGATTTTTAACCTATTTAACAATCGATCAATTAACAGCACTAATTGGGGAATTAAATCAGGAATTACAGCTTGAAATTCTACAAAAAATCGGCGTCGAAAAGTCAGCAAAAGTTATGGACTTAATGGACAACGATGATCTGGCTGCCCTATTTGATGAAATGGACCCTGAAGTGAAAGAACGCTTCCTTTCCAAAATGAACAAGGAAGAATCAACCGCTGTTCAGGACCTCATGAAATATGAAGTAGAAACAGCCGGTCGTTTAATGACCAACCGTTATGTTTGGATTCCACAGGAATATACCGTTCGAGAAGTAGTAGATAAATTAAAATCCTTCGCGGAACTCGCAGAAACCATCAACTATTTATATGTTATTGATGAAGAGAAGCGACTAGTAGGGGTTGTTTCCTATCGTGACCTGATTCTTGCGGATGCAACAGAAAAAATTATGGACATCATGTTTTCCCGTGTTATCTCCGTTCACGTGGATACGGACCAAGAAGAAGTAGCACATGTCATTGAGCGCTATGACTTCTTAGCGGTACCAGTAGTAGATGATAACAAAACACTAGTTGGAATTATCACCGTCGATGACGTCATTGACGTAGTCATCCAAGAAGCAAATGAAGATATTGAAAAGCTCTCCGCATCAGGTAAAGACATCGACTTTGATACACCCGCTCTTGTGGCTTCTGCCCGCAGATTGCCATGGTTGATATTATTATTATTTATTGGTCTTATATCAGGAAGCATTATTAGCGGATTTGAAACGACCTTGGATAGCGTGGTAGCATTGGCGTTTTTTATGCCGATGATAGCTGGAATGACAGGAAATACTGGAACTCAGTCGCTTGCTGTAGTAGTTCGCGGACTCATCTCTCGTGAAATCGATAAAAAAGTCGTGTTCAAATTAGTTTTCCGAGAATTCCGTGTGGGCCTAACCATAGGCATAACTTGTGCCTTTCTCATTACCATCATTGCCTACGTTTGGCAGGATGGGAACTGGATTCTTGGCTTAGTAGTCGGAGCTTCATTATTTTTAACCCTTATCATTGGAACATTGGCTGGAACCATCATTCCGTTAATTTTATACAAGTTAAACATAGACCCTGCCATCGCATCAGGTCCACTTATTACAACTTTAAATGATATTTTGTCCTTATTCATTTATTTTGGATTAGCCACAACGTTTTTGGCTTATTTGAGTTAA
- a CDS encoding sulfite exporter TauE/SafE family protein: protein MERRLKELTVMEFILFILLGFSISMLSGFFGIGGGLVLTPILLLFGYSPIEAISTSLMYTIGTSLSGVYAHFKLKNIQWKAAAIMGVSGIAATQFAYPFVDWLEHNGYDTTVVPILYLALLTYFAYKMLKQSPDAPRPAYDAGSSGNGWMKFVFIGFFAGFLSTALGVGGGFIIVPLVIAFYGFNSRQAVATSLASVILIVSAGFVTYAVNHPIHFKVGLFLIAGAVIGSQLGARATSYFKSRSIQTLLGFLYIMTMASLVFDMMKLSLVGLIGLGSYTIFINVFLIVRLLQKKVQVSN, encoded by the coding sequence ATGGAACGAAGATTGAAGGAGTTAACCGTGATGGAATTTATTTTATTTATACTTTTAGGATTTTCAATTAGCATGCTCTCCGGCTTCTTTGGAATTGGTGGGGGCCTAGTACTTACCCCCATTTTACTTTTATTTGGCTATAGCCCCATTGAAGCAATTTCCACAAGCTTGATGTATACCATCGGGACATCCTTATCGGGAGTTTATGCCCATTTCAAGTTAAAAAATATTCAATGGAAAGCTGCTGCGATAATGGGTGTAAGCGGAATTGCTGCCACACAATTCGCCTATCCTTTTGTTGATTGGCTTGAACACAACGGCTACGATACAACCGTTGTCCCAATTTTGTATTTGGCGCTTCTTACATACTTTGCTTATAAAATGCTGAAGCAGTCACCTGATGCTCCTCGACCAGCTTATGATGCTGGCTCCTCTGGTAACGGGTGGATGAAGTTCGTCTTTATCGGTTTTTTTGCTGGGTTCCTCTCCACTGCCCTTGGTGTTGGCGGAGGTTTCATCATTGTGCCACTTGTTATTGCGTTTTATGGGTTTAACTCAAGGCAGGCTGTTGCCACAAGTCTTGCAAGTGTTATATTAATTGTGAGTGCCGGTTTTGTAACGTATGCGGTAAACCATCCGATACATTTTAAAGTTGGCCTGTTTTTGATAGCAGGTGCAGTGATTGGTTCCCAGTTGGGCGCTCGAGCAACTTCTTATTTCAAAAGTCGCTCCATTCAAACTTTGCTTGGTTTTCTGTATATCATGACTATGGCAAGCTTAGTGTTTGATATGATGAAGCTTTCCCTTGTGGGTCTTATTGGACTTGGTTCCTACACGATCTTTATCAATGTGTTTCTTATTGTTCGCCTGCTGCAGAAGAAAGTGCAGGTGTCGAATTAG